In a genomic window of Bos mutus isolate GX-2022 chromosome 6, NWIPB_WYAK_1.1, whole genome shotgun sequence:
- the NWD2 gene encoding NACHT and WD repeat domain-containing protein 2 → MWPAGAGTKLPCPRDSALRRAAFSGNLTALPSHLVPAGRSVRVFISANPEDTGAERQALKENVYPKLREFCRENYGLEFQVIDLYWGIDEDEWDSPELQKTRMKLLEDCLKTSAGPCFVGLLGEKYGNIRIPGEVEASEFEMILDAAIEAKLDTKLLEEWYCRDENSVPAAYYLRPKSEMLKSNTNAMQPSANAENEKTWQEISDEIKKIFKTAVKLLHEKGKMKHSQAKRYLFSAIEDEFDFALGKQTPAFLKKCVCYIRKIANIERFVKIPEMGKYMDITGTEPRIIRDPEAQEKLIKLRDEFIPTIVASSNLRVYTSVTHCDMKLGYSQEIENHYIEGLGKQFYEDMIDIIQATVQQNFDTETDTLYDEILQHSSLCKTYASFYEYKCESLNIVHKYILPSKTGHINPLIIYGGPCTGKTLLLAEVAKKAYGWLHEDTGPESDPVVVVRFLGTTDLSTNLKSLLLSVCEQLAVNYRCLVQSYPKKIHDLRDLFINLLNESSLQRPLVVIFDALEQLSESDEARKLWWLPVHLPRFVRIVLSTLPNKHGILQKLRCLIHEEDNYIELIPRDRKMCSQVLKHQLLRVKRKVTSGQQIYVNNAFSKCTLPMFVNLTFREVRHWRSHRDVDESSLCVTVHESIEQLFWSLERKCGQKLVSRALGYITMAKMGLSEMELEDVLALDNSVMNELNENTRPSNPLRVPYLYIAKLKEGLSGYLIERHVKNVTLLVWANRHLQLIAQKLYLQDKSDLHEMHTILADYFLGVWSGGRRKAFCLEDPYLNGCLDLESRSLLEEERHFMEQASFDRQAPDQPWVFQCNPLEPDIFFVNHRKMCELLYHLTRCGKTDDLLYGIIMNFSWLYTMIKIGQFDKVLADIELAYIYSQEKELKFLASTLRSIKTKVVAFPGSLSAELQQRLLPVVSSLPKLRHLLLECDKDGPKYCSIVPLHSSMDVTYSPERLPLSSSHLHVTEILPTCNPSTVLTALENGSISTWDVETRQLLRQITTAQSVILGMKLSNDEKYLVVATTNNTLLVYDNVNSCLLSEVEIKGTKHGSGSTYINGFTLSVKHALAWLEASKDVTVIDLLYGWPLYQFHCWYEVTCVQCSLDGVYAFCGQYLNTTTIFHLGSGEKLCTVTSEFSGGFVKFLLILDTAQEMVMVDSEGSLSVWNTEDISNPQLTDDFDCRREDSEVVSIELSEDQSAVLICKALSIELLDTGLWKVAEKFRAKHNERFISAVLSKNGDCIIATMENTSAVFFWRRDTGQCMASLQEISGTIVKLVKSSHHNMLLSLSTSGVLSIWDIDIITAMSNIDKTGKPIQSLVLPARGEIIYSLDGSDCVHKWNFSSGFLEAVFKHEGTVEHCVLTSSGDVMVTSDDKSSQYVWHTSSGENLFRINGQRISQLLITHNDQFVVSLCEENASRVWRLATGHRVCNILTSLQNAFITSANTFVVGMTKSKVLAVSLWTGSITKKFCCEDGTTIVNFKLIPDCPDIIVFITSAETVNIWSLTEEVICRRVQLPNNFLKNLEDFEISPNGKLGIISRGDENINVLDLHSGKLRVVHASGVIWRQRLSRDGRYLVYICFRNGEEEDENGAISSLIVMRLADGKNIGACSLYKTPTFLALSQRHLNIIVGFDDGSIGIYTVVDRVDAALKIKIATSNSRQIFNNATQTSRPKCNSYCFKVSVDCLWRESTEVFARDSPITVSDSSEPNESTPSKKHNSCYERVCSALESRGHSYAPDN, encoded by the exons GGACTATTAGGTGAGAAATATGGGAACATCCGAATCCCCGGAGAAGTTGAAGCCTCAGAGTTTGAAATGATCTTGGATGCTGCCATAGAGGCGAAGCTGGACACCAAGTTACTGGAAGAGTGGTACTGTCGGGATGAGAACTCGGTGCCAGCCGCTTATTACCTCAGACCCAAATCAGAAATGCTGAAAAGCAATACAAATGCA ATGCAACCTTCTGCCAATGCCGAGAATGAGAAGACCTGGCAAGAGATATCAGATGAGATCAAGAAGATATTTAAGACTGCTGTAAAACTGTTACATGAAAAGGGGAAGATGAAACACAGCCAAGCCAAGAGGTACCTGTTCTCAG CGATAGAGGATGAATTTGACTTTGCTCTAGGAAAGCAAACTCCAGCATTCCTGAAGAAGTGTGTTTGCTATATTAGGAAAATTGCTAACATTGAGCGTTTCGTGAAAATCCCGGAAATGGGAAAATACATGGATATAACTGGAACAGAACCAAGAATTATTCGGGACCCTGAAGCCCAAGAGAAGCTGATAAAACTCAGGGATGAATTTATTCCTACCATTGTTGCTTCATCTAATCTGAGAGTGTACACATCTGTTACTCATTGTGACATGAAACTAGGCTATtcccaagaaatagaaaaccaTTACATAGAAGGACTTGGTAAACAATTTTATGAGGACATGATTGACATAATTCAGGCCACGGTTCAACAGAATTTTGACACAGAAACTGATACGCTCTATGATGAAATCCTTCAGCATTCGTCCTTATGTAAAACATATGCCTCCTTCTACGAGTACAAATGTGAATCTCTAAACATCGTGCATAAATACATTCTTCCAAGCAAAACTGGGCACATCAACCCACTTATTATATACGGTGGACCATGCACTGGAAAGACCCTTCTGCTAGCTGAAGTAGCAAAGAAG GCTTATGGCTGGCTACATGAAGACACAGGACCAGAATCTGACCCAGTTGTAGTCGTGAGGTTTCTAGGAACCACAGACTTGAGTACTAATCTTAAGTCTCTCCTTCTAAGTGTTTGTGAACAGTTGGCTGTGAACTACCGGTGCCTGGTTCAGAGCTACCCTAAGAAGATCCATGACCTCCGTGACTTATTCATAAACCTTTTGAATGAGTCTTCATTGCAGAGACCTCTCGTGGTCATATTCGATGCCCTGGAGCAGCTCTCAGAAAGCGACGAGGCCCGGAAGCTCTGGTGGCTTCCCGTGCACCTTCCCCGCTTCGTCCGGATCGTCCTCTCCACACTGCCCAACAAACATGGGATCCTGCAGAAACTGAGGTGCCTTATCCATGAAGAAGACAACTATATTGAGCTGATTCCCCGGGACAGGAAGATGTGCAGCCAGGTGCTCAAACACCAGCTGCTGCGGGTCAAAAGGAAGGTCACGTCAGGCCAGCAGATTTACGTGAACAACGCCTTCTCCAAGTGCACGCTGCCCATGTTTGTGAACCTGACCTTCAGGGAAGTGAGACACTGGCGATCTCACAGAGACGTCGATGAGTCCTCCCTCTGTGTCACCGTGCACGAAAGCATAGAGCAGCTCTTCTGGTCCCTGGAGCGAAAGTGTGGGCAGAAACTCGTCTCTCGGGCTCTCGGTTACATCACCATGGCCAAAATGGGTTTGAGTGAGATGGAGCTGGAGGACGTGCTGGCCCTGGACAACAGTGTGATGAATGAGCTCAATGAGAACACCAGGCCCAGCAATCCCCTGAGGGTACCTTATCTGTACATCGCAAAGCTCAAGGAGGGGCTCAGTGGATACCTAATTGAGAGACACGTGAAGAATGTCACCCTGCTGGTCTGGGCCAATAGACACCTGCAGCTCATAGCCCAGAAGCTATATCTGCAGGACAAGAGCGACCTGCATGAAATGCATACCATACTGGCAGACTACTTTCTGGGAGTCTGGtcagggggcaggaggaaagcttTCTGCCTGGAAGACCCCTACCTGAACGGCTGCCTTGACTTGGAGAGCAGAAGCCTGCTGGAGGAGGAGAGACACTTCATGGAGCAGGCTTCCTTCGACAGGCAGGCCCCTGACCAGCCCTGGGTCTTCCAGTGCAATCCACTTGAGCCTGACATCTTTTTTGTCAACCATCGGAAAATGTGTGAGCTGCTGTACCACCTGACAAGGTGTGGGAAGACTGACGACCTGCTCTATGGCATCATCATGAACTTCAGCTGGCTTTACACCATGATCAAAATCGGCCAGTTCGACAAAGTGCTCGCGGACATTGAGCTGGCTTACATCTACTCGCAGGAGAAGGAGCTGAAGTTCCTGGCAAGCACCCTCCGCAGCATCAAAACCAAGGTCGTTGCATTCCCCGGCTCCCTCTCCGCAGAGCTTCAGCAGAGGCTGCTGCCTGTTGTGAGCTCCCTGCCCAAACTTAGACACCTTCTCTTAGAATGTGACAAAGATGGGCCCAAATACTGCTCCATTGTGCCATTACACTCATCCATGGACGTGACCTACAGCCCAGAGCGACTTCCCTTGTCATCTAGTCACCTGCATGTCACCGAGATTCTGCCCACCTGTAACCCCAGTACAGTCCTCACGGCTTTAGAAAATGGTTCCATCAGCACTTGGGATGTGGAAACGCGTCAACTGCTTAGGCAAATCACAACAGCCCAGTCTGTCATCCTGGGCATGAAACTCAGCAATGATGAAAAGTACCTCGTGGTGGCAACAACAAATAATACCCTGCTGGTTTACGACAATGTAAATTCTTGCCTCCTGTCTGAAGTAGAAATCAAAGGGACCAAGCATGGAAGTGGCTCCACCTACATCAATGGATTTACACTGTCCGTCAAACATGCTCTGGCCTGGCTCGAAGCCAGCAAAGATGTCACTGTCATTGATCTGCTCTATGGATGGCCCCTTTACCAGTTCCACTGCTGGTACGAAGTGACCTGCGTCCAGTGCTCACTAGACGGTGTGTATGCCTTCTGTGGACAGTAcctgaacaccaccaccatcttTCATCTAGGGAGTGGAGAAAAGTTATGTACAGTGACATCTGAATTTTCAGGTGGGTTTGTGAAGTTCCTTCTTATCTTGGACACAGCTCAGGAAATGGTAATGGTAGACAGTGAGGGCAGCCTTTCTGTTTGGAACACAGAGGACATCTCCAACCCCCAGCTGACTGATGACTTTGACTGTCGCAGGGAAGACAGTGAGGTGGTCAGCATTGAACTTTCAGAGGACCAAAGTGCAGTTCTTATCTGTAAGGCCCTCAGCATCGAGCTCTTAGACACTGGCCTGTGGAAGGTGGCGGAAAAGTTCAGAGCAAAGCACAATGAACGCTTTATATCAGCTGTGCTGTCCAAGAACGGAGACTGCATCATTGCGACCATGGAAAACACCTCGGCTGTGTTCTTCTGGAGGCGGGACACGGGGCAGTGTATGGCGAGCTTACAGGAAATCTCAGGTACCATAGTCAAGTTGGTGAAATCCAGTCACCACAACATGCTGCTATCTTTATCCACCAGTGGTGTTCTTTCCATCTGGGACATAGATATAATCACAGCTATGTCCAACATAGATAAGACTGGAAAACCCATCCAAAGTCTGGTGTTACCTGCTCGCGGGGAGATCATTTACTCCCTCGATGGCTCGGATTGTGTTCACAAGTGGAACTTCAGCAGCGGGTTCCTTGAAGCAGTGTTCAAGCACGAAGGAACGGTTGAGCACTGCGTGCTGACGTCCTCTGGAGACGTCATGGTGACGTCAGATGATAAGAGCAGCCAGTATGTCTGGCACACCAGCAGTGGTGAAAACCTCTTTCGAATTAATGGGCAGAGAATCTCTCAGCTGCTGATTACACACAATGACCAGTTTGTGGTCTCTCTCTGTGAGGAAAATGCCTCCAGGGTTTGGAGACTGGCCACGGGCCACAGGGTGTGCAACATCCTGACCAGTCTGCAGAATGCCTTCATCACCTCTGCGAACACCTTCGTGGTGGGCATGACCAAAAGCAAGGTGCTGGCGGTCAGTCTTTGGACAGGAAGCATCACCAAGAAGTTCTGCTGCGAAGACGGCACCACCattgtgaattttaaattgaTTCCTGACTGCCCGGATATCATCGTGTTTATCACGTCGGCTGAGACGGTTAATATCTGGAGTCTGACAGAAGAAGTGATCTGCCGCCGTGTGCAACTTCCAAACAACTTCCTGAAAAACCTAGAGGATTTTGAAATCTCTCCCAATGGAAAGCTAGGCATTATTTCCAGGGGAGATGAGAATATCAACGTGCTGGATTTACACAGCGGCAAATTACGGGTGGTGCATGCCTCGGGGGTCATCTGGAGGCAGAGGTTGTCTCGAGATGGTCGCTACCTGGTATACATTTGTTTCCGAAACGGGGAAGAAGAGGATGAAAATGGTGCAATATCCAGTTTGATTGTCATGAGACTGGCCGATGGCAAAAATATCGGTGCTTGTTCCCTTTACAAAACACCAACTTTCCTTGCCCTCTCCCAGCGGCACCTGAACATCATTGTGGGTTTTGACGATGGCAGCATAGGGATATACACCGTGGTGGACCGTGTAGATGCTGCACTGAAAATTAAAATCGCCACTTCAAACAGCAGACAAATTTTCAACAACGCGACACAGACATCCAGGCCAAAGTGTAATAGTTACTGTTTTAAAGTATCTGTGGATTGTCTATGGAGAGAGTCGACTGAGGTTTTTGCAAGAGACAGTCCCATCACCGTGAGTGACTCCTCAGAACCCAACGAGTCAACACCCTCCAAGAAACACAACTCCTGCTACGAGCGGGTGTGCTCTGCCCTGGAATCCAGGGGCCACAGCTATGCCCCTGACAACTAA